A genome region from Constrictibacter sp. MBR-5 includes the following:
- a CDS encoding PAS domain-containing sensor histidine kinase — protein MAIERRRSKTPLSVWLAAATAGCLAGGAGWISGAGGMGAAVLAVIGAMATLAGSVLATRGTNGGRSPALTRMMGPNQVRALLDQAPLRIVLKDTAGRYVFLNRSAEAWFGIGTDTALGKHPSEVFPRELAKLYDAADRLVLETDQPQQTQIAHPRGDRVFHSSVMKYPIHADDGAIVGIGAIGTDVTGRFDAERALLDAKEAAERANHLKSAFLAAMSHELRTPLNAIIGFSDLIDMELYGPVGDPRYREYVRDVGASGRHLLGIVNDILDLARIEAGREALNEETIDLEEVIDNVMRTMQVHADRGGVDLRLRVVRALPHLYCDARRVRQILFNLVSNAVKFTPSGGLVTVAARVVGDLEIEVRDTGVGIPAHEIPALFEPFNRVINHLTRGAEGAGLGLALTQRFVQMHGGSISVSSAPGTGTVVTVRLPAARLVEHADAGMPG, from the coding sequence CTGGCCGGCGGCGCCGGTTGGATTTCTGGCGCTGGAGGCATGGGCGCGGCCGTACTGGCCGTTATCGGCGCCATGGCGACGCTCGCCGGATCCGTCCTCGCCACCCGGGGGACGAACGGCGGTAGGTCGCCGGCTCTCACGCGCATGATGGGCCCGAACCAAGTGCGTGCATTGCTGGATCAGGCGCCCTTGCGCATCGTCTTGAAAGATACTGCGGGGCGCTACGTCTTCCTCAACCGCAGTGCTGAGGCCTGGTTCGGCATCGGCACCGACACCGCGCTCGGCAAGCACCCCTCAGAGGTGTTCCCCCGCGAGTTGGCGAAGCTCTACGATGCCGCGGACCGTCTGGTGCTGGAGACCGATCAGCCTCAGCAGACGCAGATCGCCCATCCGCGCGGTGACCGGGTCTTTCACTCCAGCGTCATGAAGTACCCTATCCACGCGGACGACGGCGCGATTGTCGGCATCGGCGCCATCGGCACCGACGTGACCGGGCGCTTCGACGCAGAACGCGCACTGTTGGATGCGAAAGAGGCGGCCGAGCGCGCGAATCACCTCAAGAGTGCGTTCCTCGCCGCGATGAGCCACGAACTCAGGACGCCGCTGAACGCGATCATAGGCTTCTCCGACCTGATCGACATGGAACTGTACGGGCCCGTCGGCGACCCGCGTTATCGCGAGTACGTCCGCGACGTGGGGGCAAGCGGCCGTCACCTGCTGGGCATCGTGAACGACATCCTGGATCTCGCACGGATCGAGGCCGGGCGTGAAGCTCTCAACGAAGAGACGATCGATCTCGAAGAGGTGATCGACAACGTCATGCGGACCATGCAGGTGCATGCCGACCGCGGTGGCGTCGATCTTCGCCTGAGAGTCGTGCGGGCGCTTCCGCATCTCTATTGCGATGCGCGCCGCGTGCGCCAGATCCTGTTCAATCTCGTTTCCAATGCGGTCAAGTTCACCCCTTCGGGCGGTCTGGTGACCGTCGCCGCACGCGTGGTCGGGGACCTGGAAATCGAAGTACGCGATACCGGTGTCGGCATTCCGGCCCATGAGATCCCCGCGCTGTTCGAGCCGTTCAACCGCGTGATCAACCATCTGACGCGCGGCGCCGAAGGTGCTGGCCTCGGGTTGGCGCTGACCCAGCGCTTCGTTCAGATGCACGGCGGTTCCATCTCCGTCTCGAGTGCCCCTGGGACCGGGACGGTGGTGACGGTCCGCCTGCCTGCCGCGCGGCTCGTCGAGCATGCGGATGCAGGCATGCCGGGCTGA
- a CDS encoding quinone oxidoreductase, translating to MVKAIRIHEAGGPDVLRWEDVDVGAPGPGEVRVRQTAVAVNYIDTYQRSGLYPMKLPGVIGNEAAGVVEAVGEGVTSLKEGDRIAYPGLLGAYAEARLLPADKIVRIPEGIEDRQAAAMMIKGMTAEYLLFRTYAVQKGDTILIHAAAGGVGLIACQWAKHIGATVIGTVSTDEKAALAKAHGCDHTIIYTRESFVDRVKEITGGKMLPVVYDSVGATTFMDSLKCLKPRGLMVSFGQSSGKIPPIDVGVLAAHGSLYLTRPTLGSYTLNREELEEVAGHVFGAVRQGIVKVEINHTYALQDAAQAHRDLEGRKTTGSSVLIV from the coding sequence ATGGTCAAGGCGATCCGCATCCATGAAGCCGGCGGTCCCGACGTGCTGCGCTGGGAGGACGTCGATGTCGGGGCGCCCGGTCCGGGCGAAGTTCGCGTCCGCCAGACCGCAGTGGCAGTCAACTACATCGACACCTATCAGCGCAGCGGCCTCTACCCGATGAAGCTGCCCGGCGTGATCGGCAACGAGGCGGCCGGCGTCGTCGAAGCCGTGGGCGAGGGGGTGACGAGCCTGAAGGAAGGCGACCGCATCGCCTATCCCGGGCTGCTGGGCGCCTATGCCGAGGCGCGGCTGCTGCCCGCGGACAAGATCGTCAGGATCCCGGAGGGCATCGAGGATCGCCAGGCGGCTGCCATGATGATCAAGGGGATGACCGCGGAGTATCTCCTGTTCCGGACCTACGCGGTCCAGAAGGGCGACACGATCCTGATTCACGCGGCGGCGGGCGGCGTCGGCCTCATCGCCTGCCAGTGGGCGAAGCACATCGGTGCGACGGTCATCGGAACGGTCAGCACCGACGAGAAGGCGGCGCTGGCGAAGGCGCACGGCTGCGACCACACGATCATCTACACCCGGGAGAGCTTCGTCGATCGCGTGAAGGAAATCACCGGCGGCAAGATGCTGCCAGTGGTTTACGATTCGGTGGGGGCGACGACCTTCATGGACAGCCTCAAGTGCCTGAAGCCGCGCGGGCTGATGGTCAGCTTCGGCCAGTCGTCGGGCAAGATCCCGCCCATCGACGTCGGCGTGCTCGCGGCGCATGGGTCGCTCTATCTCACACGGCCGACTTTGGGCAGCTACACGCTCAATCGCGAGGAATTGGAGGAAGTCGCCGGTCATGTGTTCGGTGCGGTGCGCCAGGGGATCGTGAAGGTCGAGATCAATCACACCTATGCGCTCCAGGACGCGGCACAGGCACATCGTGACCTTGAAGGGCGGAAGACGACGGGATCGAGCGTCCTGATCGTGTGA
- a CDS encoding dienelactone hydrolase family protein, whose translation MATTTIKAADGGSFSAYVAMPKAGKGPGVLCIQEIFGVNKSMRDIADMWASEGYIAVAPDLFWRQEPGVDITDQTEAEWNKAFALYKGFDVEKGIDDLKATLAAMRAMPECTGKVGTVGFCLGGFLAYMMACRSDADANVGYYGVGIQDKLGEAHAISKPLMLHIAEADKFVPPEAQAKIVDGLSGNPLVTIHTYPGMDHAFARIGGQPYDKDAADAANGRTAELFKSALR comes from the coding sequence ATGGCGACGACCACGATCAAGGCCGCCGACGGCGGCAGCTTCTCGGCCTATGTGGCCATGCCCAAGGCCGGCAAGGGGCCCGGCGTTCTCTGCATCCAGGAGATATTCGGGGTCAACAAGTCGATGCGCGACATCGCCGACATGTGGGCGTCCGAAGGCTATATCGCCGTCGCGCCGGACCTGTTCTGGCGGCAAGAGCCCGGCGTCGACATCACCGACCAGACCGAGGCGGAATGGAATAAGGCGTTCGCGCTCTATAAGGGCTTCGACGTCGAGAAGGGGATAGACGACCTGAAGGCGACGCTCGCCGCGATGCGGGCGATGCCGGAATGCACCGGCAAGGTCGGGACGGTCGGCTTCTGCCTGGGCGGCTTTCTCGCCTACATGATGGCGTGCCGTTCGGATGCCGATGCGAACGTCGGCTATTACGGCGTCGGCATCCAGGACAAGCTGGGCGAGGCCCATGCGATATCGAAGCCGCTGATGCTGCATATCGCCGAAGCCGACAAATTCGTTCCACCGGAGGCTCAGGCGAAGATCGTCGACGGCCTGTCGGGCAACCCGCTCGTGACGATCCACACCTATCCCGGAATGGATCACGCCTTCGCCCGCATCGGGGGGCAGCCTTACGACAAGGACGCGGCCGACGCCGCGAACGGCCGGACGGCCGAGTTGTTCAAGTCGGCGCTGCGCTGA
- a CDS encoding thiamine pyrophosphate-binding protein, whose translation MADTYTVADLVAEFLQGCGVQTAFGIVSIHNMPMLDAIGRRNAIRFVPSRGEAGGGSMADAYARVVGGLGVMFTSTGPGAANAVGAIVEARFAGSSLLHITGQTSTLHVDKGRGAVHDVPDQLGMLKSISKSAYRVTSAETAFGTLMRAAAEALTPPTGPVSVEIPIDLQRAPVERPAAMDNFKLPVPAPQPADPAMLDALADMVAAGKRPALWLGNGAKNAGAATKRLLNMGFALFTSVNGRGVVPEDHPQVLGAFNNSGAVEKFYATVDAFVIAGSRVRGHETRDLSMKLPPKRAQIDVDPAANGRTYSSDLFICADSALALGGLADRLENRGYKADPGYVEEVKELRKSEHAALKSFLGPYGTFPEQLRAALPPDTVWVRDITLNNTTWGNRLFPLNDPKDSVYAVGAAIGMGLSHGIGAAIAAPGRKTVAMCGDGGFFLNIAEILTATQEKADVMFLVMNDKGYGVIKHIQDALQGGRNYYADFKNPELSDVAKLAGMTYAKVSRADELGDVVAKTIKTPGPSLVEVDMAAIGPFPSYFAEQVKLGRKH comes from the coding sequence ATGGCTGACACGTATACGGTCGCCGATCTCGTCGCCGAGTTTCTTCAGGGCTGCGGCGTCCAGACCGCATTCGGCATCGTCTCGATCCACAACATGCCGATGCTCGACGCGATCGGCCGTCGCAACGCGATCCGCTTCGTCCCGAGCCGCGGCGAGGCCGGCGGCGGCAGCATGGCCGACGCCTATGCGCGGGTGGTCGGCGGACTGGGCGTGATGTTCACGAGCACGGGTCCGGGTGCCGCGAACGCGGTCGGCGCTATCGTGGAGGCACGCTTCGCCGGAAGTTCCCTGCTGCACATCACGGGGCAGACGTCGACCCTGCACGTGGACAAGGGCCGCGGCGCGGTGCACGACGTGCCCGACCAGCTCGGGATGCTGAAGTCGATCTCGAAGAGTGCCTATCGCGTCACCTCCGCCGAGACGGCGTTCGGTACGCTGATGCGCGCCGCGGCGGAAGCGCTGACCCCGCCGACCGGGCCCGTCAGCGTCGAGATCCCGATCGACCTGCAGCGCGCGCCGGTCGAGCGCCCGGCGGCGATGGACAATTTCAAACTGCCGGTACCGGCGCCACAGCCGGCCGATCCGGCGATGCTCGACGCGTTGGCCGACATGGTCGCGGCCGGCAAGCGGCCGGCACTGTGGCTGGGCAACGGCGCGAAGAACGCCGGCGCTGCGACCAAGCGCCTGCTGAACATGGGCTTCGCGCTGTTTACGAGCGTCAACGGCCGCGGCGTCGTGCCGGAGGATCATCCTCAGGTGCTTGGCGCCTTCAACAATTCCGGCGCCGTCGAGAAGTTCTATGCGACGGTCGACGCCTTCGTCATTGCGGGTTCGCGGGTGCGTGGGCACGAGACGCGCGACCTGTCGATGAAGCTGCCCCCGAAGCGCGCGCAGATTGACGTCGACCCGGCCGCCAACGGCCGAACCTATTCCAGCGATCTGTTCATCTGCGCCGACTCCGCCCTGGCGCTGGGCGGGCTGGCCGATCGTCTCGAAAATCGGGGCTACAAGGCCGATCCCGGCTATGTCGAAGAGGTCAAGGAACTCCGGAAGAGCGAGCACGCCGCGCTGAAGTCCTTCCTCGGCCCTTACGGCACGTTCCCCGAGCAGCTTCGCGCTGCTCTGCCGCCGGATACGGTGTGGGTCCGCGACATTACCCTGAACAACACGACGTGGGGCAACAGGCTCTTCCCGCTGAACGACCCCAAGGACAGCGTCTATGCCGTGGGTGCGGCCATCGGAATGGGGCTGTCGCACGGTATCGGGGCGGCGATCGCCGCACCCGGCCGCAAGACTGTGGCGATGTGCGGTGACGGCGGCTTTTTCCTGAATATCGCCGAGATCCTCACGGCGACCCAGGAGAAGGCAGACGTCATGTTCCTGGTCATGAACGACAAGGGCTATGGCGTCATCAAGCACATCCAGGACGCCCTCCAGGGCGGCCGCAACTACTATGCCGACTTCAAGAATCCCGAACTGTCGGATGTCGCGAAGCTCGCTGGCATGACCTATGCCAAGGTCAGCCGCGCGGACGAACTGGGCGATGTGGTCGCGAAGACGATCAAGACGCCGGGGCCGTCGCTCGTCGAGGTGGACATGGCCGCCATCGGGCCGTTCCCATCCTACTTCGCCGAGCAGGTGAAGCTCGGCCGCAAGCACTGA
- a CDS encoding pentapeptide repeat-containing protein has translation MTGTPLDQATLDLAMASHDKFLRGVPGGRRLILNGRDASNLRFRNSNLTTAEMVGTKLHYAQMSGTILARANLFGADLFGADLRKADLNRADMRGVSLRRTNLDSANLTGADIRDAVLMGWDRDTGISDYRPNHTGTVIEDTILTNANLSESKLNRSGSRRTDLQQANFRNARLAQTDFSDSDLRGASFIGADLTGAVLANCLLNGAVLSGASLAGADMSNADLTAAHFADADLSKTALSGALFPKQLKTLAKSIQVIIEDHLLWVQSLGREGEQADLTAVDMTRADLSGTDLSAARLERATLTEARLASTRLTMADLGGALLYRTHLADADMRGARLRGANLTGAILRRAKLGPMRIASSHAVTWPACLADAVLVGADLQGADLQSANFSGAVLERADLRGANLRGANLRGAVLIGAQMDGANLERADLTDAVGLPPPMLDAATAAPRVYFG, from the coding sequence GCTGATTCTCAACGGGCGCGACGCGTCCAACCTCAGATTCCGCAACTCCAACCTGACGACCGCGGAGATGGTCGGCACGAAGCTGCATTACGCCCAGATGAGTGGCACCATCCTTGCCCGCGCGAACCTCTTCGGCGCCGACCTGTTTGGCGCCGACTTACGCAAGGCTGACCTGAACCGCGCAGACATGCGGGGCGTTTCCCTGCGCCGGACGAATCTCGATTCCGCCAACCTGACCGGTGCGGACATCCGAGACGCAGTGCTGATGGGCTGGGATCGCGATACTGGAATCTCCGACTACCGGCCGAACCACACTGGCACGGTGATCGAGGACACGATCCTCACCAACGCCAACCTGTCCGAATCGAAGCTGAATCGCTCGGGCAGCCGACGTACCGACCTCCAGCAGGCGAATTTCCGCAATGCCCGCTTGGCACAGACCGACTTCAGCGATTCGGACCTGCGCGGTGCGAGCTTCATCGGCGCCGATCTGACGGGAGCGGTGCTCGCGAACTGCCTGCTCAACGGCGCCGTGCTATCAGGGGCGTCGCTCGCCGGTGCCGACATGTCCAACGCCGACCTGACGGCAGCGCACTTCGCCGACGCCGACCTGTCGAAGACGGCCCTCTCCGGGGCGCTCTTCCCCAAGCAGCTCAAGACGTTGGCGAAATCCATTCAGGTCATCATCGAGGATCACCTGCTCTGGGTACAGAGCCTGGGGCGCGAGGGCGAACAGGCCGACCTCACCGCCGTGGACATGACGCGCGCCGACCTGTCCGGCACCGACCTCTCCGCGGCGCGGCTCGAGCGTGCGACGCTGACCGAAGCGCGACTGGCGTCGACGCGCCTGACGATGGCGGATCTCGGCGGAGCCCTGCTGTACCGCACCCATCTCGCCGACGCCGACATGCGCGGCGCCCGCCTGCGCGGCGCCAACCTGACCGGTGCCATCCTGCGACGGGCCAAGCTCGGCCCGATGCGCATTGCCAGTTCCCATGCCGTCACGTGGCCGGCCTGCCTCGCCGACGCGGTGCTGGTCGGGGCGGACCTCCAGGGAGCGGATCTTCAATCGGCGAACTTCTCGGGCGCCGTGCTGGAGCGCGCCGACTTGCGCGGCGCCAATCTGCGCGGCGCCAATCTGCGCGGCGCCGTGCTGATCGGGGCGCAGATGGACGGCGCCAACTTGGAGCGGGCCGACCTCACCGATGCTGTCGGCCTCCCTCCCCCGATGCTGGACGCCGCCACGGCGGCTCCGCGCGTCTATTTCGGCTGA